The window AAGAAGGCTTAACAAATGTAAACCTTGTAATCGAATACGGTTCTCCAAAAAATATCATCACAAAAGAGCTTTCTAATATCGTAGACGCTGACTTAATCATTTGTGGCGCTACTGGTCTTAACGCTGTAGAACGTTTCCTAATCGGTTCTGTTTCTGAAGCAATCGTACGTTCAGCTAAATGTGATGTACTAGTTATTCGTACACCAGAAGCTTAATCAAGTAATACATAAAAAGGTATCCAAAGACTCTTGGATACCTTTTTTAATAGATTATTTTAGAACTTACTTCTTGTTATTTCTCCTCTTGCCACATCTTCACTTTCTCAAAGAACATAGCAAGCGCTTGTTTATTTTGCATGTTGGGTACCTTCGCAAGTAACACTTCTTTTGGCGCCTTAAAGTTCTCGCCTTGCTTTTGTAAAATAACAATACTTTTTTCATGTGCTTTATTCGCAAACATTGTATCTGGCAATTGGATAATAGCCTGAATCCAAGCGTGCTTTTGAATGTACTTATGCAATTGCTTCGATTGCTCAGATTCAAAAAGATGAGTTGGCGCTAGGAAAAATAAATACCCGCCATCCTTCGTATAATTAACAGATTGCTCAATGAATAAATGGTGTGCATAGCTCATTCCCTCTGGTGCACACACTTCATAATCCAATGCCACATCTTCATTTGGATAATAACCAACTGGTAAATCACAGACAATCGCATCTACAGGATCGACTAATAAATCTTGCAATGCATCTTGACGGAATAGTGATACGGGCTGCTCAGTTAAATCTGCAGTTGCTGCCGCTAAACGGATGAGTAACTCATCAACCTCTACTCCTGTGGCTTCTATTTTACCATCTAGTAAGTTCATTACCGTCAAGAGTAAGTTACCTGTACCAACAGCTGGATCCATTATAGAAATTTTTTCTTTTTCTAAACGTTCAACAAAAATTTGCTCAACAAAATAGCCGACTAATAAACCAAGCGTATCTGGTGTCATTTGATGATTTGGCTGGGAACCTTTACGCATTCCTTTTAAAACGGCAATTTGAATTGCTTTTCGTACGTCTTCTTTCGTTGCATCTGCCTGTGAGAAATCGACTTCTCCATCTAGCCATGCCTCTAAACCATCCAGTATGCCTTCTAACAGTGTTATATTGTGCTCTTTTTCTAGCTTTTCGGCACGCTCATTCAGCATTGCAAATAATTTCTCGATTTTTTCCATAAAAAACTTCCTTTCACGCAGAAAGGAGCCGTGACAAAACCTGTCACAGCTCCTTTGTCTAGTATTATCTTAGCCTAAAAGAAGCGGATTATGCTAGTGCTTTTACAGCGGCAATCGCTGATTCATAGTTTGGATGGTCTGTTGCTTCTGGAACGTATTCCACATGTGTTACTTTACCAGCCGCATCCACAACAAATACTGCACGTGTTAGAAGTCGTAATTCTTGAATGTACACACCATATGCTTCCCCAAATGAAAGATCACGGTGATCAGAAACTGTTTGAACGGCATCAATGCCTGCAGCGCCACACCAGCGTTTTTGTGCGAACGGAAGATCCACAGATACTGTATAAATCACTACATTATCGCCTAAGTTTGCTGCTTCTTCATTAAAACGACGTGTTTGCGCATCGCATACGCCTGTATCTAATGATGGGACAACACTAAACAAACGAATTTTCCCCTCTGAATCCTTTAAAGTAACAGGTGATAAGTCATTAGCTAATACCGT of the Lysinibacillus fusiformis genome contains:
- a CDS encoding class I SAM-dependent methyltransferase; its protein translation is MEKIEKLFAMLNERAEKLEKEHNITLLEGILDGLEAWLDGEVDFSQADATKEDVRKAIQIAVLKGMRKGSQPNHQMTPDTLGLLVGYFVEQIFVERLEKEKISIMDPAVGTGNLLLTVMNLLDGKIEATGVEVDELLIRLAAATADLTEQPVSLFRQDALQDLLVDPVDAIVCDLPVGYYPNEDVALDYEVCAPEGMSYAHHLFIEQSVNYTKDGGYLFFLAPTHLFESEQSKQLHKYIQKHAWIQAIIQLPDTMFANKAHEKSIVILQKQGENFKAPKEVLLAKVPNMQNKQALAMFFEKVKMWQEEK
- the tpx gene encoding thiol peroxidase — encoded protein: MAQVTFKNGPVTLVGNEVKVGDQAPDFTVLANDLSPVTLKDSEGKIRLFSVVPSLDTGVCDAQTRRFNEEAANLGDNVVIYTVSVDLPFAQKRWCGAAGIDAVQTVSDHRDLSFGEAYGVYIQELRLLTRAVFVVDAAGKVTHVEYVPEATDHPNYESAIAAVKALA